Proteins found in one bacterium genomic segment:
- a CDS encoding DMT family transporter, translating to MSTRAWILTICTVIVWGITPIIERKVMPGSDTLVVLTYRNWVSALVLIAILLAMGKAPALKLLTGTQLVGFAASALLGGTLGLFLFFNTLKIAPASKVVPLTASFPMVTYMLSVWLLGEPFTLKGLLGVGFIILGAILLS from the coding sequence ATGTCCACCCGCGCCTGGATCCTCACTATTTGTACTGTAATCGTCTGGGGAATCACCCCGATTATCGAACGTAAAGTGATGCCCGGTTCCGATACGCTGGTCGTATTGACCTATCGGAACTGGGTGTCAGCGCTCGTACTGATCGCGATTTTGTTGGCGATGGGAAAAGCGCCCGCGTTGAAATTACTGACGGGAACCCAACTGGTAGGATTCGCGGCTTCGGCGTTGCTCGGCGGCACCCTCGGTCTCTTTCTCTTCTTTAACACCCTGAAAATTGCTCCGGCATCGAAAGTAGTTCCGCTCACAGCCAGCTTTCCGATGGTAACCTATATGCTTTCGGTGTGGCTGCTCGGCGAGCCGTTTACGCTGAAGGGACTCCTCGGCGTCGGCTTCATCATCCTCGGCGCGATTCTCTTGAGCTAA
- a CDS encoding 3-oxoadipyl-CoA thiolase (catalyzes the thiolytic cleavage of beta-ketoadipyl-CoA to succinate and acetyl-CoA) — LEKANVNGRAMAPGPPLGCSGARILTTLVHEMCRRDVRYGVATLCVGVGQGVATIIEKV; from the coding sequence CACTGGAGAAAGCGAATGTCAACGGCCGCGCGATGGCGCCAGGCCCTCCGCTCGGTTGCAGCGGCGCACGTATTCTAACGACACTGGTACATGAGATGTGCCGCCGTGATGTCCGCTACGGTGTTGCCACATTGTGTGTCGGCGTAGGACAAGGCGTCGCAACCATCATTGAAAAAGTGTAA